One region of Quercus lobata isolate SW786 chromosome 2, ValleyOak3.0 Primary Assembly, whole genome shotgun sequence genomic DNA includes:
- the LOC115978290 gene encoding alpha-dioxygenase 1-like, translating to MFSVIMASIRSLLKTLFDQFIHKDFHEAVAKMTLIDAFLFLIVHSIDKLGIWPRLPVILGLLYLGIRRHLHQEYNLFNVGRSAVGVRFNPMDYPYRTADGKYNDPFNGDAGSEGTFFGRNVLPVDQKNKLIKPDPMVVATKLLARRKFTDTGKQFNMIAASWIQFMIHDWIDHLEDTKQIELTAPREVANQCPLKSFKFYKTKEVPTSFYDIKSGALNIRTPWWDGSAVYGSNAEKLQKVRTFKDGKLKISSDGLLLHDKDGVAVSGDVRNSWIGVSTLQALFIKEHNAVCDALKREYHHLDDEELYRHARLVTSAVIAKVHTIDWTVELLKTDTLLAGMRGNWYGLLGKKFKDTFGHVGGAVLGGLVGLKKPNNHGVPYSLTEEFVSVYRMHSLLPDYLHLRDISAAPGPNKSPPLFEKVPLPKLIGLRGETALVEIGFEKQMVSMGHQASGALELWNYPTWLRELIPQDVDGRDRLDHVDLPALEVYRDRERNVARYNQFRRALLLIPISKWEDLTDDKEAIQTLEEVYGDDVEQLDLLVGLMAEKKITGFAISETAFIIFLLMASRRLEADRFFTSNFNEETYTKKGLEWVNNTESLKDVLKRHYPEMVEKWMNSTSAFSVWDSPPNADNPIPLYLRVAQ from the exons ATGTTTTCGGTAATAATGGCATCGATTAGGTCTCTCCTCAAAACACTTTTCGATCAATTCATCCACAAAGATTTCCATGAAGCCGTTGCTAAGATGACTCTCATAGACGCTTTCCTCTTCCTT ATTGTTCACTCCATTGATAAGTTGGGGATATGGCCTCGATTACCAGTGATCTTAGGTCTCCTCTATCTGGGAATTCGCCGGCACCTTCATCAAGAGTACAACTTGTTCAACGTCGGTAGATCTGCGGTCGGGGTTCGGTTTAACCCCATGGATTATCCATATAGGACAGCTGATGGAAAATACAATGATCCCTTTAATGGAGATGCCGGCAGTGAAGGAACTTTCTTTGGCAGAAATGTTCTTCCTGTTGATCAAAAGAAtaag CTAATAAAACCAGATCCAATGGTGGTGGCCACAAAGCTTCTTGCCCGGAGAAAATTCACAGACACAGGAAAGCAATTCAACATGATTGCAGCTTCCTGGATTCAGTTTATGATACATGATTGGATCGATCACTTGGAGGACACCAAGCAG ATTGAGCTGACTGCACCTAGAGAAGTTGCGAACCAATGCCCTCTCAAGTCATTCAAGTTTTACAAGACAAAGGAGGTTCCAACTAGCTTTTATGATATCAAATCTGGTGCACTAAACATTCGTACACCATGGTG GGATGGAAGTGCTGTTTATGGGAGCAATGCAGAAAAGTTGCAAAAAGTAAGAACTTTCAAAGATGGGAAGCTTAAAATATCATCAGATGGGCTTCTCCTCCATGACAAAGATGGAGTTGCTGTGTCAGGAGATGTTCGTAATAGTTGGATTGGTGTCTCAACATTGCAAGCCCTTTTCATTAAAGAACACAATGCAGTCTGTGACGCCCTCAAG AGAGAATATCATCACTTGGATGATGAAGAGTTGTATCGTCATGCAAGGCTAGTGACATCTGCAGTTATTGCTAAGGTCCATACCATAGATTGGACGGTGGAGCTCCTCAAAACTGATACGTTGCTTGCAGGGATGCGAGGCAATTG GTATGGTTTGTTGGGAAAGAAATTCAAGGACACATTTGGACATGTTGGAGGAGCTGTCTTAGGAGGTTTGGTGGGTCTAAAGAAACCGAATAATCATGGTGTTCCTTATTCATTGACTGAAGAGTTTGTTAGTGTTTATCGGATGCACTCGCTTTTACCCGATTATCTTCATTTAAGAGACATCTCAGCTGCACCCGGGCCAAACAAATCTCCGCCATTGTTCGAAAA GGTTCCTCTACCAAAATTGATTGGTCTTAGAGGAGAAACGGCTTTGGTAGAAATTGGGTTTGAAAAGCAAATGGTTTCAATGGGCCACCAGGCTTCTGGGGCCCTGGAGCTTTGGAACTATCCTACATGGCTTAGAGAACTTATACCACAAGACGTGGATGGCCGAGATAGGCTTGATCATGTGGACTTACCAGCCCTTGAAG TGTATAGGGATAGGGAGAGGAATGTTGCAAGGTATAATCAGTTCCGTAGGGCTTTACTATTGATACCAATTTCAAAATGGGAAGATCTAACGGATGATAAAGAAGCAATTCAAACACTTGAGGAAGTGTACGGTGATGATGTTGAACAGCTCGATTTGCTTGTGGGTCTCATGGCAGAGAAGAAGATCACAGGGTTCGCAATTAGTGAAACAGCTTTTATAATATTCTTACTAATGGCAAGCAg GAGGCTGGAAGCGGATAGGTTCTTTACAAGCAATTTCAATGAGGAGACATACACGAAAAAAGGACTTGAATGGGTTAATAATACAGAGAGTTTGAAGGATGTGCTAAAACGTCATTATCCAGAAATGGTAGAGAAATGGATGAACTCTACAAGTGCTTTCTCGGTGTGGGATTCACCTCCAAATGCTGACAATCCAATCCCACTCTATCTTCGTGTTGCTCAGTGA
- the LOC115971339 gene encoding uncharacterized protein LOC115971339, with amino-acid sequence MEDLSKSWKKLSLTKKEESRFVLLKVQRKNEYLIVAKFLTTRALNMEAMGRTFKQVWRCSDGLMIRNMNDHKVLFGFDDERDVNRILMNQPWSFDKHLVVVMRYEKDISLRSLSFNVVMFWVQVRDIPIRYMTTEVVEQLCDIIGEVVRSIGVETEEGSCCMQVRVKIDITEPLCRGRLITLENGEKTWVVFKLSHGDRDCPLWLQSKGTLKEEDQQFGPSLRATPYNLTNQRVIYVPGFYDKLGLKEDEALRRKESDASEVVGNINSGKRVAESSNMEREEFAEELNARLNAVKRNVTNLETGTEIRGRVIDLEPNKEVINSVKNSIHQECDSGKSIDEPKWASENLKTCDKGLEAREEGLIFLEEGVESSTKKPRDYPNEFFSRQIEEIDSALKKYDKGLGEKLCEEYGSREQLIRSLEKDNDSTGEMQEGVKARNSSNSHKVGKWSRVQSIKAVSMEPLVIEIGKKKEI; translated from the exons ATGGAGGATTTATCAAAGTCGTGGAAAAAATTATCACTAACAAAGAAAGAGGAATCCAGATTTGTATTGCTGAAGGTACAAAGGAAGAATGAGTACTTGATAGTGGCGAAGTTTTTAACGACGCGAGCGCTAAATATGGAGGCAATGGGTCGAACTTTTAAACAAGTTTGGAGGTGCAGCGACGGCTTAATGATTAGAAATATGAATGATCATAAAGTTCTATTTGGGTTTGATGATGAGAGGGATGTTAATCGAATTTTGATGAACCAACCATGGAGTTTTGATAAACATTTGGTGGTGGTCATGAGGTATGAGAAGGATATTTCGCTGCGATCTTTGTCTTTCAATGTCGTGATGTTTTGGGTTCAGGTTCGTGATATCCCTATACGATACATGACTACTGAGGTGGTTGAACAACTATGTGATATTATTGGGGAGGTGGTAAGATCCATTGGAGTAGAAACTGAGGAAGGGAGCTGCTGCATGCAGGTACGAGTAAAAATTGACATAACTGAACCTTTGTGCCGTGGGAGACTCATAACTCTAGAGAATGGTGAGAAAACTTGGGTGGTTTTCAA GCTTTCCCACGGTGATAGAGATTGTCCGCTTTGGTTACAGAGCAAAGGAACTCTAAAGGAAGAAGATCAACAGTTTGGGCCCTCACTAAGAGCAACACCGTACAATCTGACGAATCAAAGGGTGATCTATGTTCCGGGATTTTATGATAAGTTGGGCCTGAAGGAGGATGAGGCGCTGAGAAGAAAGGAGTCCGATGCAAGTGAGGTGGTCGGAAACATAAATTCCGGGAAGCGAGTTGCTGAAAGTTCGAATATGGAAAGAGAGGAGTTTGCGGAGGAATTAAATGCTAGGTTGAATGCTGTGAAAAGGAATGTTACCAACTTGGAAACAGGCACCGAAATTAGGGGGAGGGTAATTGATTTGGAACCAAATAAGGAAGTCATTAATTCTGTTAAAAACTCTATCCATCAAGAGTGTGATTCGGGGAAAAGCATTGATGAGCCGAAGTGGGCCtctgaaaatttgaaaacatgtgACAAAGGGCTAGAGGCACGTGAGGAaggattaatttttttggaggaaGGGGTGGAGTCTAGCACGAAGAAGCCACGTGACTACCCAAATGAATTCTTTAGTCGCCAAATCGAGGAGATTGACAGTGcactaaaaaaatatgataaggGTCTGGGGGAAAAACTTTGCGAGGAGTATGGAAGTAGGGAACAACTGATCAGATCACTAGAGAAGGATAATGATTCTACGGGTGAAATGCAAGAGGGAGTTAAAGCAAGAAACTCCTCAAATTCGCACAAGGTGGGTAAGTGGTCAAGAGTACAATCTATTAAGGCTGTATCAATGGAACCCTTGGTGATTgagattggaaaaaaaaaagaaatctag
- the LOC115978291 gene encoding alpha-dioxygenase 1-like, translating to MFSVIMASIRSLLKTLFDQFIHKDFHEAVAKMTLIDAFLFLIVHSIDKLGIWPRLPVILGLFYLGIRRHLHQEYNLFNVGRSAVGVRFNPMDYPYRAADGKYNDPFNGDAGSEGTFFGRNVLPVDQKKKLIKPDPMVVATKLLARRKFIDTGKQFNMIAASWIQFMIHDWIDHLEDTKQIELTAPREVANQCPLKSFKFYKTKEVPTGSYDIKSGALNIRTPWWDGSAVYGSNAEKLQKVRTFKDGKLKISSDGLLLHDKDGVAVSGDVRNSWIGVSTLQALFIKEHNAVCDALKREYHHLDDEELYRHARLVTSAVIAKVHTIDWTVELLKTDTLLAGMRANWYGLLGKKFKDTFGHVGGAILGGFVGLKKPDNHGVPYSLTEEFASVYRMHSLLPDYLHLRDISAAPGPNKSPPLFEKVPLPKLIGLRGETALVEIGFEKQMVSMGHQASGALELWNYPTWLRDLIPQDVDGRDRLDHVDLPALEVYRDRERNVARYNEFRRALLLIPISKWEDLTDDKETIQTLEEVYGDDVEELDLLVGLMAE from the exons ATGTTTTCTGTAATAATGGCGTCGATTAGGTCTCTCCTCAAAACACTTTTCGATCAATTCATCCACAAAGATTTCCATGAAGCCGTTGCTAAGATGACTCTCATAGACGCTTTCCTCTTCCTT ATTGTTCACTCCATTGATAAGTTGGGAATATGGCCTCGATTACCAGTGATCTTAGGTCTCTTCTATCTGGGAATTCGCCGGCACCTTCATCAAGAGTACAACTTGTTCAACGTCGGTAGATCTGCGGTCGGGGTTCGGTTTAACCCCATGGATTATCCATATAGGGCTGCTGATGGAAAATACAATGATCCCTTTAATGGAGATGCCGGCAGTGAAGGAACTTTCTTTGGTAGAAATGTTCTTCCTGTTGATCAAAAGAAgaag CTAATAAAACCAGATCCAATGGTGGTGGCCACAAAGCTTCTTGCTCGGAGAAAATTCATAGACACAGGAAAGCAATTCAACATGATAGCAGCTTCTTGGATTCAGTTTATGATACATGATTGGATCGATCACTTGGAAGACACCAAGCAG ATTGAGCTGACTGCACCTAGAGAAGTTGCAAACCAGTGCCCTCTCAAGTCATTCAAGTTTTACAAGACAAAGGAGGTTCCAACCGGCTCTTACGATATCAAATCTGGTGCACTAAACATTCGTACACCATGGTG GGATGGAAGTGCTGTTTATGGGAGCAATGCAGAAAAGTTGCAAAAAGTAAGAACTTTCAAAGATGGGAAGCTTAAAATATCATCAGATGGGCTTCTCCTCCATGACAAAGATGGAGTTGCTGTGTCAGGAGATGTTCGTAATAGTTGGATTGGTGTCTCAACATTGCAAGCCCTTTTCATTAAAGAACACAATGCAGTCTGTGACGCTCTCAAG AGAGAATATCATCACTTGGATGATGAAGAGTTGTATCGTCATGCAAGGCTAGTGACATCTGCAGTTATTGCAAAGGTCCATACCATAGATTGGACGGTGGAGCTCCTCAAAACTGATACGTTGCTTGCAGGGATGCGAGCCAATTG GTATGGTTTGTTGGGAAAGAAATTCAAGGACACATTTGGACATGTTGGAGGAGCCATCTTAGGAGGTTTCGTGGGTCTAAAGAAACCAGATAATCATGGTGTTCCTTATTCATTGACTGAGGAGTTTGCTAGTGTTTATCGGATGCACTCGCTTTTACCCGATTATCTTCATTTAAGAGACATCTCAGCTGCACCCGGGCCAAACAAATCTCCGCCATTGTTCGAAAA GGTTCCTCTACCAAAATTGATTGGTCTTAGAGGAGAAACGGCCTTGGTAGAAATTGGGTTTGAAAAGCAAATGGTTTCAATGGGCCACCAAGCTTCTGGGGCCCTGGAGCTTTGGAACTATCCTACATGGCTTAGAGACCTTATACCACAAGATGTGGATGGCCGAGATAGGCTTGATCATGTGGACTTACCAGCCCTTGAAG TGTATAGGGATAGGGAGAGGAATGTTGCAAGGTATAATGAGTTCCGTAGGGCATTACTATTGATACCAATTTCAAAATGGGAAGATCTAACGGATGATAAAGAAACAATTCAAACGCTTGAGGAAGTGTACGGTGATGATGTTGAAGAACTCGATTTGCTTGTGGGTCTCATGGCAGAGTAG